A genomic region of Phragmites australis chromosome 2, lpPhrAust1.1, whole genome shotgun sequence contains the following coding sequences:
- the LOC133900380 gene encoding uncharacterized protein LOC133900380 gives MRVAGFEPTVEWMPGTAPTHIDDDPEELDAYHSGSLTPGGSPDNAHAQSSSAATSRSSLKKFCTIVQTFNDYKKDLVRSIGFGGMLHLPRIKKLNIKFSMWLMQKVDCQARSIRIDDNRVLQLIPNDVSTVFGIPCGPKDILGPDAFITQEAINFLQSSIGMSDKHPRSLKAVESVLRLEIINTSSKMLVEAFKVAFVVFAMGNVLTPSAKHDYVNVNFWGALSRSEEIYQFNWAAHVLNTLVDAARKVQSDLARKRTVSNISGCHIFLQVLYLDNLELGPLKMSHAKLPRIKEFSFDLLSKMISADSYRQHGCPEPCFGISQLRDPSEVCYKCFGVSRPDTQATRTEAIPSLQDNVAKSPEVQSAQLPTSTMPQLPLPAYSNPLLTDQTELINHIRTHYPKLERSKMADILKRFNARYLNLTVTYKKGVSDLIISLADFILDYISKECGALDALTPAPTCVASGGEPINGPRSSCTKNGTGQQLDQSDTEAESAATPLHKHSRSLDVMPNTWTSSPSSYGIKKQRNYMSAGAATRPLHAGPKLTYQETSTSHFVPAPHKETTELPSTPRRLLKQDCTVAVVNQMCSADEVEDPDGKILFAQRSSEPICKKKLMLGEQARSPWNMGCIHPDNGCVVPQKLASWVYAAADVYLKRNWVIHHSPKYIQLSGEAFRSQLVGSNPMGFELCDILIRRFTQLDADMHANSWKCRWRHFFESDFYSFALAGYDLLNVLSVREQFIGTNVPYNLSACRMMLVPACINQVWCCFSFDMWNKVIYVLDPCGPNPHTTLKRHAA, from the exons ATGCGTGTTGCCGGATTCGAGCCAACCGTAGAG TGGATGCCTGGAACAGCTCCAACCCACATTGATGATGACCCTGAAGAATTAGATGCATATCACTCTGGCAGTTTAACTCCCGGGGGGTCACCTGACAACGCACATGCCCAATCCTCATCTGCTGCCACTTCGCGCAGCTCTCTTAAGAAGTTCTGCACTATTGTTCAGACTTTCAATGACTACAAGAAGGACTTGGTTAGGTCTATTGGCTTTGGTGGAATGCTACATCTTCCTAGGATTAAGAAGCTAAACATCAAGTTTAGCATGTGGCTCATGCAGAAAGTAGATTGCCAGGCCCGATCCATTCGCATAGATGACAACCGCGTGCTTCAGTTGATCCCCAATGATGTCAGTACTGTATTTGGCATCCCCTGCGGCCCAAAGGATATATTAGGCCCTGATGCCTTCATCACGCAGGAAGCTATAAATTTCCTCCAGAGCAGTATAGGAATGTCTGATAAGCATCCACGTAGTCTGAAAGCAGTAGAGTCTGTTCTGCGTTTGGAAATTATTAATACCTCATCTAAGATGCTTGTAGAGGCTTTCAAGGTGGCTTTCGTTGTTTTTGCCATGGGCAATGTCCTCACTCCTTCTGCCAAACATGACTATGTAAATGTTAATTTCTGGGGAGCCTTGAGCCGGTCGGAAGAAATATACCAATTCAATTGGGCTGCCCATGTACTGAACACCCTCGTTGATGCTGCAAGGAAAGTTCAATCTGATCTTGCACGCAAGCGGACAGTCTCCAACATCTCAGGATGCCATATATTCCTTCAG GTTCTTTATCTCGACAATTTGGAATTGGGCCCTCTGAAGATGTCGCATGCAAAGCTGCCTCGTATCAAGGAATTCAGTTTTGACCTGCTGTCAAAGATGATATCTGCTGATTCATATCGCCAACATGGCTGCCCTGAACCTTGCTTTGGCATAAGCCAG CTGCGCGATCCCTCCGAGGTATGCTACAAGTGTTTCGGTGTGTCAAGGCCCGATACACAGGCAACAAGGACAGAGGCTATCCCTTCCCTTCAGGACAATGTAGCAAAATCTCCAGAGGTTCAGTCTGCCCAGCTGCCTACATCAACCATGCCCCAACTGCCATTACCTGCCTACTCCAACCCATTGTTGACTGATCAGACGGAGCTAATTAACCATATCCGAACCCATTATCCTAAGCTG GAAAGGAGTAAAATGGCTGACATTCTTAAGAGGTTCAATGCACGGTACCTCAATCTCACTGTGACCTACAAGAAGGGTGTCTCTGACCTCATTATCTCCCTAGCTGATTTCATTCTAGACTACATTTCAAAGGAATGTGGGGCACTTGACGCCCTCACGCCTGCCCCGACGTGCGTTGCTAGTGGTGGTGAACCAATAAACG GCCCGAGGTCTTCATGCACAAAAAATGGAACTGGACAACAACTCGACCAATCAGATACCGAAG CTGAGAGTGCTGCTACGCCTCTTCACAAGCATTCACGTTCGCTGGATGTTATGCCTAACACATGGACCTCTAGTCCATCTTCATATGGAATCAAGAAGCAACGCAACTACATGAGTGCTg GCGCTGCAACCCGTCCTCTTCATGCTGGCCCTAAACTTACATACCAGGAAACTTCGACTAGTCATTTTGTTCCTGCCCCGCATAAAGAGACTACTGAACTACCATCTACTCCACGTCGTTTGCTAAAACAAGACTGCACGGTTGCTGTTGTCAATCAGATGTGCAGTGCAGATGAGGTCGAGGATCCTGACGGCAAAATTCTTTTTGCACAACGTTCATCTGAACCAATATGCAAGAAAAAATTGATGCTTGGGGAACAGGCTAGGTCACCATGGAACATGGGGTGCATTCATCCGGATAATGGCTGTGTTGTCCCTCAAAAGTTAGCTTCTTGGGTGTATGCTGCTGCTGATGTATATCTCAAGCG GAACTGGGTTATTCACCACTCACCCAAGTACATACAACTTTCTGGTGAGGCCTTTAGGTCTCAGTTGGTAGGCTCGAACCCTATGGGTTTTGAGTTGTGTGACATACTCATCCGCCGCTTTACCCAGCTCGATGCAGACATGCACGCCAATTCTTGGAAATGTCGCTGGAGGCATTTCTTTGAATCTGATTTCTAT TCTTTTGCGTTAGCTGGGTACGACCTGCTGAATGTCCTCTCTGTTAGGGAGCAATTCATTGGAACAAATGTTCCCTACAACCTATCTGCTTGCCGGATG ATGCTGGTCCCTGCATGTATCAATCAAGTGTGGTGTTGTTTCTCCTTTGACATGTGGAACAAAGTCATATATGTGCTTGACCCCTGTGGCCCGAATCCTCACACTACTTTGAAGAGGCATGCTGCATAA
- the LOC133900373 gene encoding uncharacterized protein LOC133900373 produces the protein MEKGGGGDAKPATRFGFSWADEVEREEREQQQQQQQEQVAMPQRREAKREQSRADPFGAARPREVVLAEKGVDWRARDCELDLDAPRHRVRYANAAAARAFTVEEAPSRASILSVSTCRAIPARPAPWDRDAGSAGRTPHPRRHAADSTAKMAGRKNAPPVTPSAWGGKRKCAGDGPARRVFSEVNVGKGCSTSVWGSTKKSRNTAGTQAIKASETAAVADGDSRGRRVPAATMAATEFHGSAVGHKKRGGKRKGRGSKKTEN, from the coding sequence atggagaagggcggcggcggcgacgccaaGCCGGCGACCCGGTTCGGCTTCTCGTGGGCCGACGAGGTCGAGCGCGAGGAgcgagagcagcagcagcagcagcagcaggaacaAGTTGCGATGCCGCAGCGGCGGGAGGCGAAGAGGGAGCAGAGCAGGGCGGATCCGTTCGGCGCAGCGCGGCCGCGGGAGGTGGTCCTGGCCGAGAAGGGCGTCGACTGGCGCGCGCGAGACTGCGAGCTCGACCTCGACGCCCCGCGCCACCGCGTCAGGTACGCCAACGCTGCGGCCGCACGCGCCTTCACGGTCGAGGAGGCCCCGAGCCGCGCCAGCATCCTCTCGGTGTCCACGTGCAGGGCGATTCCAGCGCGCCCTGCGCCGTGGGACCGGGACGCGGGGAGCGCTGGACGGACGCCGCATCcgcggcggcacgccgccgactCTACAGCGAAGATGGCGGGCCGCAAGAACGCGCCGCCGGTCACCCCCAGCGCGTGGGGCGGCAAGAGGAAATGCGCGGGGGACGGGCCGGCGCGGAGAGTCTTTAGTGAAGTCAACGTTGGAAAGGGCTGCAGCACCTCGGTCTGGGGCTCCACCAAGAAGAGCCGCAACACAGCTGGAACGCAGGCGATCAAAGCGAGTGAGACCGCCGCGGTTGCAGACGGCGACAGCAGAGGCCGCAGGGTGCCAGCGGCGACGATGGCCGCAACCGAGTTTCATGGATCTGCCGTCGGTCACAAGAAGAGGGGAgggaagaggaagggaaggggaTCAAAGAAGACCGAGAACTAG
- the LOC133903076 gene encoding protein FAR1-RELATED SEQUENCE 5-like has translation MEETVGAGVHAGAEEAASATRSSGSYSCSTGGGTRYQREVVGDNGSHRGYVRRRRCVSGPNERTPAIGRVTAMEEALKSFEQRRGSCIIQPEEGMVFDSLDEAFDFYNLYSWEKGFGIRYNSSETNDEGYHLMKEIACMCQGRPAAGTKNSVLCGCKAMMRLRRTDDHGWYIRHFVAEHNHKMTETCGEKRHWPSHKHLDNYTRDIIKYLRQNNVSLTKVYSIMASMFGSVQKTPFTKRKLKTLCGELARETADNDVIKTMEVFMKIRDEDPEFTYKVDFDVDGSIRTMMWTNGRCKMQYAHFGDVVTFDTTYKTNLYGMPFGMFVGVNNHFQSVLFGAVLMRSETIDSFKWIFREFVNMMGGKEPVTVLTNQARAMEVALASEWKGAVHRWCKWHVLRLAKEKLGPIYSKSSPFKAELHKILNAMMSIEEFELAWHQVLGEYGVVEHPFLQRIYNERHKWEKAFFKDVFCAKQTSTQRSESMNHMMKGYVPPGSPMHHFVTQYLKLVADRDEQEDFQERRSKLGNKKPWFNNEIERHAMTIYSPAMMEVVNEQIFEAGYYRVEDVEPGLNYTVVHCKEQGRSSWMRGRFSIKITEGGSKYQCDCGMTEHMGLLCCHIIKVMLKLDIMEIPSVHILKRWTKDARDILPRHLALYQKDSPAIRSQTFRHCSVYIGALELVQMGDCNGKRYEELMKIISEGKKRLAAIDGTKDGLTLEEQATAMAKANGSQEDTDKGKEKLNSMVGSVGGYNGGVNDEDECSSSNFFALSQLKAPAKKRGRGMPSSKRDKPGYELGIANKGRKDRGCAKMEPKRAVTCSGCRLTGHTKQQCQKRLQSAATKIREMM, from the exons ATGGAGGAAACTGTGGGCGCAGGCGTCCATGCAGGAGCGGAGGAGGCAGCTTCGGCGACGAGGTCAAGTGGATCTTACTCTTGCAGTACTGGTGGCGGCACGAGATACCAGCGGGAGGTTGTCGGCGACAATGGTAGTCATCGGGGCTATGTCAGAAG GCGTCGTTGTGTCAGCGGGCCGAATGAAAGGACACCAGCCATTGGACGCGTGACTGCAATGGAGGAGGCTCTGAAGTCTTTCGAGCAGAGGAGAGGATCGTGCATTATCCAGCCAGAGGAAGGCATGGTGTTTGATTCACTCGATGAGGCATTCGATTTCTATAATCTATATTCCTGGGAGAAGGGTTTTGGGATTAGGTACAACAGCAGCGAAACCAATGATGAAGGGTACCACCTTATGAAAGAGATTGCGTGCATGTGCCAG GGGCGTCCGGCCGCTGGGACAAAGAATTCTGTACTTTGTGGTTGCAAGGCAATGATGCGTCTACGGCGCACAGATGACCATGGCTGGTACATCCGCCATTTTGTAGCTGAGCACAACCACAAAATGACGGAGACCTGCGGGGAGAAGAGGCATTGGCCTTCCCACAAGCACCTGGACAACTACACCAGGGATATTATTAAATACCTCCGACAGAACAATGTTAGCCTTACTAAGGTTTATTCGATTATGGCGAGCATGTTTGGTTCAGTTCAGAAAACACCTTTCACGAAGCGGAAGCTGAAGACCCTCTGTGGAGAGCTTGCAAGGGAGACTGCTGATAATGATGTGATCAAAACTATGGAGGTCTTTATGAAGATCAGGGATGAGGACCCAGAGTTCACGTACAAGGTTGACTTTGATGTTGATGGATCAATACGTACTATGATGTGGACAAATGGTAGATGTAAAATGCAGTATGCACATTTTGGCGATGTGGTCACATTCGACACGACGTACAAGACAAACCTTTACGGCATGCCGTTTGGAATGTTTGTGGGGGTGAACAATCACTTCCAGAGCGTGTTGTTTGGGGCAGTATTAATGAGGTCAGAGACAATAGATAGTTTCAAGTGGATTTTCCGTGAGTTCGTTAATATGATGGGTGGGAAGGAACCAGTAACTGTGTTGACAA ATCAGGCACGAGCTATGGAGGTGGCATTAGCGTCAGAGTGGAAGGGAGCGGTGCATAGGTGGTGCAAGTGGCACGTGCTTCGCCTAGCAAAGGAAAAGTTAGGACCAATTTACAGCAAGAGCAGCCCTTTCAAGGCCGAGTTACACAAGATTCTgaatgcaatgatgagcatcgAAGAGTTTGAGCTTGCTTGGCATCAGGTGTTAGGTGAGTATGGAGTGGTAGAGCATCCATTTCTGCAGAGGATTTACAATGAGAGGCACAAGTGGGAAAAAGCATTCTTCAAGGATGTTTTCTGCGCCAAGCAAACCAGTACTCAGCGTAGCGAGAGCATGAATCATATGATGAAAGGTTATGTGCCACCCGGATCACCAATGCACCACTTTGTTACTCAATACCTGAAGTTAGTTGCTGATCGAGATGAGCAAGAAGACTTTCAAGAGAGGCGTAGTAAGCTG GGCAACAAGAAACCATGGTTTAACAATGAGATTGAGCGGCATGCAATGACAATATACAGCCCTGCTATGATGGAAGTGGTAAATGAACAAATATTTGAAGCTGGGTACTATCGGGTAGAGGATGTGGAACCCGGATTGAATTATACAGTTGTGCATTGTAAAGAGCAAGGAAGATCAAGTTGGATGCGCGGCAGATTCTCTATAAAAATCACCGAAGGTGGGAGCAAGTACCAGTGTGATTGCGGAATGACAGAGCACATGGGCCTACTTTGTTGCCACATAATCAAG GTGATGCTTAAGCTGGATATCATGGAGATCCCGAGTGTGCATATATTGAAGAGGTGGACTAAAGATGCAAGGGACATATTGCCTCGTCACCTGGCATTGTATCAGAAAGACAGTCCTGCAATCCGGTCGCAGACATTTCGGCATTGTTCGGTATACATTGGTGCTCTCGAATTGGTGCAGATGGGAGACTGCAATGGTAAAAGATATGAGGAGTTAATGAAGATAATCAGTGAGGGGAAAAAGAGATTGGCAGCAATTGATGGAACCAAAGATGGACTAACATTGGAGGAACAAGCAACAGCCATGGCGAAGGCAAATGGCAGCCAGGAAGATACGGATAAAGGGAAGGAGAAATTGAATAGCATGGTTGGGTCTGTGGGGGGCTACAATGGTGGTGTCAATGATGAGGATGAGTGCAGCTCTTCCAACTTCTTTGCATTGTCTCAATTGAAAGCCCCGGCTAAGAAACGTGGCAGAGGAATGCCATCATCAAAACGTGATAAGCCAGGGTACGAGCTAGGCATTGCAAATAAAGGGCGAAAGGATAGAGGTTGTGCAAAAATGGAACCAAAACGTGCAGTTACATGCAGTGGATGCCGGCTGACGGGGCACACGAAGCAGCAGTGTCAGAAAAGGCTCCAAAGTGCAGCGACAAAGATCCGTGAAATGATGTGA
- the LOC133900364 gene encoding myb-related protein P-like, translated as MGRAPCCEKVGLKKGRWTKEEDEILARYINEHGEGSWRSLPKNAGLLRCGKSCRLRWINYLRAGLKRGNISSEEEEMIIKLHATLGNRWSLIAGHMPGRTDNEIKNYWNSHLSRRASDFRDGVVVNVDLSKLPGGGKRRGGRTSRGAADKGKEKKGKEKQKDKVSEVEQQQQQQREEEDMSVSTPSSLQPCTAQQSEEQAQASASGVTSDGLEEGPLGPSEEMVSGLLGPESQKLEVGPDDQSCNGSESGLAGVAEELGDKAVDWDLMALDISASDDMWDSLVWDYDDVVAPDGGQQEEVMSDLFFLDNL; from the exons ATGGGGAGAGCACCGTGCTGTGAGAAGGTGGGCTTGAAGAAAGGGAGGTGGacgaaggaggaggatgagatcCTGGCGAGGTACATCAATGAGCACGGGGAAGGGTCGTGGAGATCGCTGCCCAAGAATGCTG GTTTGCTGAGGTGTGGGAAGAGCTGCAGGCTGAGGTGGATCAACTACCTGCGGGCGGGTCTCAAGAGGGGGAACATctcgtcggaggaggaggagatgatcATCAAGCTCCATGCCACCCTCGGCAACAG GTGGTCCCTGATCGCGGGTCACATGCCGGGCCGGACGgacaacgagatcaagaacTACTGGAACTCGCATCTCAGCAGGCGGGCGAGCGACTTCCGTGACGGCGTCGTGGTCAACGTCGACCTCAGCAAGCTGCCCGGCGGCGGCAAGCGGCGCGGCGGCAGGACGAGCCGTGGCGCGGCGGACAAGGgcaaggagaagaaggggaaggagaaACAGAAGGACAAGGTTTCAGAagtggagcagcagcagcagcagcagcgcgaggaggaagACATGAGCGTCTCAACACCTAGCTCCCTGCAGCCTTGCACTGCCCAGCAGAGCGAGGAGCAAGCACAAGCCAGTGCCAGTGGCGTGACATCTGATGGGCTCGAGGAGGGCCCGTTGGGCCCCAGCGAGGAGATGGTGAGTGGGCTTCTAGGTCCAGAAAGCCAAAAGCTGGAGGTGGGCCCAGATGATCAATCATGCAATGGGAGTGAAAGTGGGCTTGCTGGTGTGGCCGAAGAACTGGGTGACAAGGCCGTGGATTGGGACCTGATGGCGCTGGACATCTCAGCCAGCGATGACATGTGGGACTCGCTGGTGTGGGACTACGATGACGTGGTGGCCCCGGATGGTGGGCAGCAGGAAGAGGTGATGTCAGACCTGTTCTTCCTGGACAATTTGTAG
- the LOC133903087 gene encoding uncharacterized protein LOC133903087: protein MAGAEAGFGMGSVRRSRRLSRASGEDSGGSCWTDRGGGGRREAGQDSPIPFPSLEVPVVLYSCMSPRTVHDELQGLDEEKIGLLREVGLGGLMSLPSIKVVDRGLSLWLLRRLRPKDMKLQLGDNSFAAIREQDINRVLGIVSGRELVSNVHSSLVEHKVKRLLGVHVLNISSVRGVLENLRNKSGLNSEEKNAFRVAAVLVSFGYMLWANNRGGATICKELLIACSIPEKLRMTNWAEFILRTLSSSATKIQADLRAGAGSVLLGGCLIFLQILYLDCLEFGVYSVPANTLPRIAGYTAEKLRELIRMDKSNQGGGAAATFGQIKRRRDAVTRSQGKEKNVPDACRGEGEGGGPADSAKMMNMADRAEVMALLEQRDNSLLRNLATQLDVRRRELVKEIFGQTCSTGANKVGSEQNVSSSVAPTRCGAKLDIGISGDKDAAGMYVSVVGNW from the exons ATGGCCGGGGCAGAGGCTG GCTTCGGGATGGGCTCCGTGCGCCGCTCTCGTAGGTTGAGCCGGGCTTCAGGAGAGGACTCTGGTGGTAGTTGTTGGACAGAtcgaggaggtggaggccgGCGAGAAGCAGGGCAAGACTCTCCAATTCCTTTCCCTTCGCTAGAGGTACCGGTAGTACTGTATAGTTGCATGAGCCCTAGGACAGTGCATGATGAGTTGCAGGGTTTAGATGAGGAAAAAATTGGATTGCTACGCGAGGTAGGTCTAGGTGGATTGATGAGTCTGCCGAGCATCAAGGTTGTAGATCGTGGTTTGTCACTGTGGTTGTTGCGTAGATTAAGGCCAAAGGACATGAAACTGCAGCTAGGTGACAATAGTTTCGCAGCTATCAGGGAGCAAGACATCAATAGGGTCCTAGGAATTGTCAGTGGAAGAGAGTTGGTTAGCAATGTGCATTCAAGTTTAGTTGAGCATAAGGTGAAGCGGTTGTTGGGAGTTCATGTACTGAACATTAGCAGTGTCAGAGGCGTTCTTGAGAACCTAAGAAATAAGAGTGGACTCAATTCGGAGGAGAAGAATGCATTCCGGGTGGCGGCTGTTTTGGTTTCATTCGGTTATATGTTGTGGGCAAACAACCGTGGTGGAGCTACGATCTGCAAAGAACTACTCATTGCTTGCTCAATTCCAGAGAAGTTGCGCATGACCAATTGGGCAGAATTCATACTACGGACACTGAGCAGCTCAGCAACAAAAATCCAAGCTGATCTGAGAGCAGGTGCTGGTAGTGTGCTCCTAGGAGGTTGCTTGATTTTCCTACAG ATCTTGTACTTGGATTGCTTGGAATTTGGAGTATATTCTGTGCCTGCAAATACCCTCCCACGCATAGCAGGCTACACAGCAGAGAAGCTTCGAGAGTTGATAAGGATGGATAAGTCGAATCAGGGTGGTGGAGCAGCTGCAACTTTTGGTCAAATAAAG AGAAGAAGGGATGCGGTGACACGAAGTCAGGGTAAGGAGAAGAATGTACCAGATGCATGTAGAGGGGAAGGTGAAGGGGGCGGGCCAGCGGATtcagcgaagatgatgaacaTGGCCGATAGAGCAGAAGTAATGGCATTGCTAGAGCAGAGAGACAATTCGCTGTTGAGAAATTTGGCAACACAACTGGACGTGAGACGTCGTGAGTTAGTTAAGGAAATATTTGGGCAGACTTGCAGTACAGGTGCAAACAAGGTAGGGAGTGAACAAAATGTTTCATCGTCAGTGGCACCAACTAGGTGTGGTGCTAAACTTGACATTGGTATATCAGGAGACAAAGATGCAGCAGGTATGTATGTATCCGTGGTTGGGAATTGGTAA
- the LOC133909881 gene encoding uncharacterized protein LOC133909881, translating to MRYKVCAVRRKRGGSEERATFGGAHECTGAEGEVQPKKKTKVLMGYDEQIKRAGDNLGTAEASLPRSIRDNSLIVPWMIKSTGFFNNAVGSAVNVHVGYGYAGTSGMGHNKKALLKRTRVRKERNIKRQRKKRGVAEEPPFPFGRNRIQVIAEAAHEVYDWVMNCTSTELKREWIADTRSSMETRIKGERLKAEMSIGGRIGNDVCSLIFRILEREDHELYKYQVVKRSRHFIPPEWGVQVLIQGDYLNSDKVKAMFIAAGLGYDPKDCELFIVPVSVAGRWVCYFWDVGNRRLTIIDPVMSTWEATEVEQKHKKYVEILHGGFRACKEQYLSEWDIETADWEVKYMCSMNEPSSTKADSALHVFHYARHFDGQTLHYGIDQEYAEKARKYWMYKLLNIQWNSGHLPSVMCVDLTC from the exons ATGCGGTACAAGGTATGCGCGGTGCGCCGTAAGCGag GTGGGAGTGAAGAACGGGCAACTTTCGGAGGCGCTCATGAATGTACTGGTGCCGAAGGTGAGGTCCAAccgaagaagaagacgaaggtTCTAATGGGTTATGACGAACAAATCAAGAGAGCAG GAGATAACTTGGGTACGGCAGAGGCGTCGCTGCCACGAAGCATAAGGGACAACAGTTTGATAGTACCGTGGATGATAAAGTCGACAGGATTTTTCAATAATGCAGTTGGCAGTGCAGTGAATGTACATGTTGGGTATGGGTATGCAG GTACCTCTGGGATGGGCCATAATAAGAAAGCATTGTTGAAAAGGACTAGAGTACGGAAGGAACGTAACATTAAGAGACAGCGCAAGAAGCGTGGGGTTGCGGAGGAACCACCTTTCCCATTTGGACGTAATAGAATTCAGGTTATAGCAGAAGCGGCACATGAAGTATATGATTGGGTCATGAACTGTACATCAACTGAATTGAAGCG AGAGTGGATAGCTGACACGCGCTCCAGTATGGAGACACGGATAAAGGGCGAGCGGCTAAAAGCTGAGATGAGCATTGGTGGCCGCATCGGAAATGACGTGTGCTCGCTGATTTTCCGTATTCTGGAGAGGGAAGACCATGAATTGTATAAGTACCAGGTGGTGAAAAGAAGTCGTCACTTCATTCCACCAGAATGGGGG GTCCAGGTGTTGATCCAAGGCGACTACCTCAACTCGGACAAGGTGAAGGCAATGTTTATAGCAGCCGGGTTGGGCTATGATCCAAAAGATTGTGAACTG TTTATTGTTCCAGTATCAGTTGCAGGTAGATGGGTCTGCTACTTTTGGGATGTAGGAAATAGACGGCTAACCATCATTGATCCGGTAATGAGCACATGGGAAGCGACTGAGGTGGAGCAAAAGCACAAGAAATACGTTGAAATATTGCACGGAGGTTTCAGGGCGTGCAAGGAGCAATACTTAAGTGAATGGGACATAGAGACGGCGGATTGGGAGGTGAAGTACATGTGCAGCATGAATGAACCATCGTCAACTAA GGCTGATTCTGCACTGCACGTATTCCACTATGCACGGCATTTCGATGGACAGACACTTCACTATGGCATAGATCAG GAGTACGCGGAAAAAGCACGGAAATATTGGATGTATAAACTACTGAATATACAGTGGAATAGTGGGCACCTTCCTTCCGTCATGTGTGTGGACTTGACGTGTTGA